One genomic segment of Marinitoga piezophila KA3 includes these proteins:
- a CDS encoding ferredoxin: protein MKVFVDRDACIGCGVCENLCPDVFKINDEGKAETLMEETDLPCAQDAADSCPTQAISIEE, encoded by the coding sequence GTGAAAGTATTCGTAGATAGAGATGCATGTATCGGTTGTGGTGTTTGTGAAAACCTTTGTCCAGATGTATTCAAAATCAATGACGAAGGTAAAGCAGAAACATTAATGGAAGAAACAGATTTACCATGCGCACAGGACGCAGCTGATTCATGTCCAACACAGGCTATCTCAATTGAAGAATAA
- a CDS encoding pyridoxal-phosphate-dependent aminotransferase family protein, translated as MAKMIRKNYLLAPGPTPVPIDLLLEGAKDTIHHRTPQYLEIQKVALDGAKYIFRTENPVFILSSSGTGAMETAVANTLNPGDKAIVVVAGKFGERWMEIAKAYGIDPIVVDLEWGDYVKPETIKELLEKNPDVKAVFTTLSETSTGTVHPIKEIAEIVKDTNAIMVVDAISGMLAQPLEMDAWNLDIVVTGVQKGFMMPPGIALISVSDKAWKVIDENKNYHYYFDLKAYKKKYPDSPYTPPVNLVYQLAKSVQMIEEEGIENVWERHRIMADATRAAVQAMGLELFAKNPGNVLTSVKVPEGVDGGKILKYLRDEEGVTFAGGQNHLKGKIIRIAHLGYMSKYDVIVGISALEMALKKFGFDVELGVGVKAAQEVFMKEGV; from the coding sequence ATGGCAAAGATGATAAGAAAAAATTATTTGTTGGCACCAGGTCCAACACCAGTTCCAATTGATTTATTATTAGAAGGTGCAAAGGATACAATTCACCACAGAACACCTCAGTATTTAGAAATTCAAAAGGTTGCTTTAGATGGTGCTAAATATATTTTCAGAACTGAAAATCCTGTATTTATTTTATCCTCTTCAGGTACAGGAGCTATGGAAACAGCTGTTGCAAATACCTTAAATCCAGGAGATAAAGCAATAGTTGTTGTAGCAGGTAAATTCGGAGAAAGATGGATGGAAATTGCAAAAGCTTATGGAATAGATCCAATAGTAGTTGACCTTGAATGGGGAGATTATGTAAAACCAGAAACAATAAAAGAATTATTAGAAAAAAATCCTGATGTAAAAGCTGTATTTACAACATTAAGTGAAACATCAACAGGTACAGTTCATCCAATAAAAGAAATTGCTGAAATAGTTAAAGATACAAATGCAATAATGGTTGTAGATGCTATTAGTGGTATGTTAGCTCAACCATTAGAAATGGATGCATGGAATCTTGATATTGTAGTAACAGGTGTTCAAAAAGGATTTATGATGCCTCCAGGTATCGCTTTAATATCAGTTAGCGATAAAGCATGGAAAGTAATCGACGAAAATAAAAATTATCATTATTACTTTGATTTAAAAGCATACAAAAAGAAATATCCAGATTCACCATACACACCACCAGTTAACCTAGTATATCAATTAGCAAAATCAGTTCAAATGATTGAAGAAGAAGGTATTGAAAATGTATGGGAAAGACACAGAATTATGGCTGATGCCACAAGAGCTGCAGTTCAAGCAATGGGATTAGAATTATTTGCTAAAAATCCTGGAAATGTTTTAACTTCAGTAAAAGTTCCTGAAGGTGTTGATGGAGGTAAAATATTAAAATATTTAAGAGATGAAGAAGGAGTAACATTTGCTGGTGGTCAAAATCACTTAAAAGGTAAAATAATAAGAATTGCACATCTTGGTTATATGTCAAAATACGATGTAATTGTTGGAATAAGTGCTCTTGAAATGGCATTAAAGAAATTCGGATTTGATGTTGAATTAGGTGTAGGCGTTAAAGCTGCACAGGAAGTATTCATGAAAGAAGGTGTTTAA
- a CDS encoding D-2-hydroxyacid dehydrogenase — translation MWIHINDPLDSEATEKLKAALPEAKITIEHFEKDELIEKVKDFDVLVVRSATKATKEVIENGTNLKLIARAGMGLDNVDLEAAKEKGIKVINTPGANSLSVAELVVGYMLSVYRHLVTGTVTLREGKWEKKKLKGFELTGKTLGIVGFGNIGKLVRKLVTGFDMEVLVFDVFEIPEEVQKEYNVKQVSLEELIKNSDIITLHVPLTEKTRHLISEKEFEMMKDNVVIINAARGGVVDEEALLKYLENGKVLGAGLDVFETEPPTSEIQMKLLNHPMVVATPHIGATTKEAQKRVGLELVDKIVDIVKNM, via the coding sequence ATGTGGATTCATATAAATGACCCTCTTGATAGTGAAGCAACAGAAAAACTTAAGGCCGCTTTACCTGAAGCAAAAATAACAATAGAACATTTTGAAAAAGATGAATTAATTGAAAAGGTTAAAGATTTTGATGTTTTGGTTGTAAGAAGTGCAACTAAAGCAACAAAGGAAGTTATCGAAAATGGAACTAATTTAAAATTAATTGCAAGGGCAGGTATGGGGTTAGATAATGTAGACCTTGAAGCAGCAAAAGAAAAAGGAATAAAGGTTATAAATACACCAGGTGCAAATTCATTATCAGTTGCTGAATTAGTTGTTGGATACATGCTTTCAGTATACAGACATTTAGTAACAGGAACAGTTACATTAAGAGAAGGAAAATGGGAAAAGAAAAAATTAAAGGGTTTTGAATTAACAGGAAAAACCCTTGGTATAGTAGGATTTGGAAATATTGGAAAATTAGTAAGAAAATTAGTAACAGGTTTTGATATGGAAGTGCTTGTTTTTGATGTTTTCGAAATTCCAGAAGAAGTTCAAAAAGAATATAATGTAAAACAGGTATCCTTAGAAGAATTAATTAAAAACTCTGATATAATTACATTACATGTACCTTTAACAGAAAAAACAAGACATCTCATTTCAGAAAAAGAATTTGAAATGATGAAGGATAATGTTGTAATTATCAACGCAGCAAGAGGTGGAGTTGTCGATGAAGAAGCATTATTAAAATACCTCGAAAACGGAAAGGTTCTTGGTGCTGGATTGGATGTGTTTGAAACTGAACCTCCAACATCAGAAATACAAATGAAATTATTAAATCACCCAATGGTTGTTGCAACCCCTCATATTGGCGCAACAACAAAAGAAGCGCAAAAAAGAGTAGGGCTTGAATTGGTAGATAAAATTGTTGATATAGTAAAAAATATGTAA
- a CDS encoding isochorismatase family protein, giving the protein MYVEKMKDLNYDIKDTAILCVDCQNGFTLRCPEELPVEGTDEKWIEKVNEFIAEAKDIGYTIIASKDDHPENHKSFNEWPPHCIKGTYGNELFIKHYDFLVKKGTTENTDSYSAFYEDMETKNETELDKFLRENNFKKLIIFGLAGDVCVLATIKTAIKKGYDVAVIEDFIKSVNGKSMKEILDLEKLKVNIEII; this is encoded by the coding sequence ATGTATGTTGAAAAAATGAAAGATTTAAACTATGATATTAAAGATACTGCAATTTTATGTGTTGATTGCCAAAATGGTTTTACTCTTAGATGTCCAGAAGAATTGCCTGTAGAAGGTACGGATGAAAAATGGATAGAAAAGGTTAATGAATTTATAGCGGAAGCAAAAGATATTGGTTATACCATTATTGCAAGTAAAGATGATCATCCTGAAAATCACAAATCATTTAATGAATGGCCACCTCATTGTATAAAAGGAACATATGGAAATGAATTATTTATAAAACATTATGATTTCCTCGTAAAAAAAGGAACAACAGAAAATACAGATAGTTATTCAGCATTTTACGAGGATATGGAAACAAAAAATGAAACAGAACTGGATAAATTTCTTAGAGAAAATAACTTTAAAAAACTTATTATTTTTGGACTTGCTGGTGATGTATGTGTCCTTGCAACAATTAAAACTGCAATTAAAAAAGGATATGATGTTGCTGTAATTGAAGATTTCATAAAAAGTGTAAATGGAAAAAGTATGAAAGAAATTTTGGACTTAGAAAAATTAAAGGTTAATATTGAAATTATTTAA
- a CDS encoding DUF2089 domain-containing protein, giving the protein MKKKRLTRCPVCGGDLVISEFRCPTCDITIKGSFHLDDFAKLSDEQLYFLKIFIKNRGNLSDVQKEIGISYPTAKARLEGVVRAMGFDEKKNTVDTLKILEKIEKGELTPEEAKEILKGKGNKE; this is encoded by the coding sequence ATGAAGAAAAAACGTTTAACCAGATGTCCTGTATGTGGTGGTGATCTTGTTATTTCTGAATTTAGATGTCCAACATGTGATATTACAATAAAAGGTAGTTTCCACCTTGATGATTTTGCAAAACTTTCAGATGAACAATTATATTTTTTAAAGATATTTATTAAAAACAGAGGAAATCTTTCTGATGTTCAAAAAGAAATAGGCATATCATATCCAACAGCAAAAGCAAGGCTTGAAGGTGTTGTAAGGGCTATGGGATTTGATGAGAAAAAGAATACAGTTGATACCTTGAAAATCCTTGAAAAAATAGAAAAAGGAGAACTTACTCCTGAAGAAGCCAAAGAAATCTTAAAAGGAAAGGGGAATAAAGAATGA